In Cryptomeria japonica chromosome 5, Sugi_1.0, whole genome shotgun sequence, the genomic window AAGATTTAGAAGCTTTCATGCAAACACTGTTCGCAgatgtaaaaataataaaattttctttCTTATAAACTATTTACTTCAAGAGCACTTATAGATGGCATTAGACTGTTTTCAATATCTTTTTAAAGACACTTTTCTATCTATAAAGACAACCCTTAAGTTTATCCATAGTCAAAGTATCTTATTCGAATATATTCATCAAGTTTGTAAGGTTTGGCCTCAGTTGTATGCATTTCTACTACCCCCTTAATTAATTAGATATAATTTCTGTTGAACGGAAAAAAGTGAAGATTGTTGTGGAAAGAACTAGAGCGGTCCCGTGGGCGAAAAGAAACTGCGAGTGTTTTCTCGACAATTCTAGACTTTTCCGCCGTGTACTATAAATCACCCCGGGCAATTCACACTTCAGCATACACAGAAGGCGATTTCGAAAGTTTGTGAAAACAACTGATTTACATTTTCTAGCTTTTCCAGAAAAGAGTGAGAATGTCTCTGATTCCCAGCTTCTTCGGCAGGAGATCGAATGTGTTTGATCCATTTTCTCTTGATGTGTGGGATCCTCTCGGAGCTTTTAACTCCTCCTTTACCAGGGATATGGTTCCTTCCTCAGAATTTGCGAGGGATGCAGCTGCTGTTGCCAATACACAAATCGATTGGAAAGAGACTGCGGATGCTCATATTTTCAAGGCTGATCTGCCAGGTAGCTTTTTCTTTAAGAGATTTTCTTCGATCTTTATTTTTGGTCTTATATTTTGGCCGTTGCATTTGTGTTGATAGGGTTTAAATTCCTTATTATTTATCAGGTTTGAAGAAAGAGGAGGTGAAAATCGAAGTGGAAGACGGAAGAATTTTGCAGATAAGCGGAGAACGCAGTAAAGAAGAGGAGCAAAACAACGAGAAATATCACCGAGTAGAACGCTCGCGGGGCAAATTCCTGCGGCGATTCCAGCTGCCGGAAAATGCAAAAGTGGAAGAAGTTAAAGCTGCCATGGAAAATGGAGTGCTGACAGTGACTGCCTAAGCAACAGGAGCCGAAGCCATACGTCAAATCGATTGAAATATCTGGTTAAGAGAGGAGAATACTTTCATGTTTGGAGGGGATTGTAAATGGCGCTATCGCAGTAATAactattatataaataaatatagcaGCCTATTGGCTGCCCTACTGTATTGAATATCTGTTTTTTTTGGTACATTCAGGTTTTTTCTATAAATATGAAACAAACATTACTAGTGGTGAGTATGTTTATAAAATTTGAACTTTTGGCATCAAATTATGAACTTTTTTATTTGTGTTTTTCTTATTTGGATCATTGatctttaattaaaataatctccATCTTTTGAGTGATTGatctttaattaaaatattctcaattcttctctgTCATTTTTCTTATTGAATTAAAACTTTGAAGAAACCTTAAAATACGACATAATCAGAGAGAGTTTGTCAATCAAATTCTGAAAGCGGCAATGGCAATCAATGACAGAGATTTCTTCGGCTGCAATTTCTTCAGTGTTGTTGGAGGCATTCGAATTTAAGTGTGTAAAATATGGATTTATCAGCTATTGGAAAGGGTTTCATAACCTCATCGCAAGACCATGAGGTTTTGATAACTGCAAACTTTCAATGAGGGTGTAACACACAATAACAATGCACATTCGGTTTACCTTTCTCACAGTAAACATATAACTGCAACCGCAGACTGTGATGTCAAGATGGATTTGATCAAGAATAAATGATTCTTATGCCGTCCTACACCTTTGAAATGAAATATTGGCATCCATCTGTAGCACATTTTATGTTTCCAAATGCTCTGGAGAAGATGTGTTTATGTATAAATGCATAGATAAAACAGGCCGTGGGACAAATTGCTTTAAAGAAGTGTG contains:
- the LOC131068751 gene encoding 17.8 kDa class I heat shock protein; translated protein: MSLIPSFFGRRSNVFDPFSLDVWDPLGAFNSSFTRDMVPSSEFARDAAAVANTQIDWKETADAHIFKADLPGLKKEEVKIEVEDGRILQISGERSKEEEQNNEKYHRVERSRGKFLRRFQLPENAKVEEVKAAMENGVLTVTA